Within Thermococcus sp., the genomic segment TGATGAGGGTTTTGTGAAGAGCCTCGGATGGAGCATGGAGGAACTCAAAGATAGGTTGGATGAAGCGGAACTTGAGACATTTATGGGCAGCGTGGGTGATGCAATAGAGGAGTTCCTCAAGGAAATCGAAGCATATTACGGGTGAGCTCATGATACGAGTGAAGCTGAGGGCATGGACTGCCAGCTTTCGCTTCCCCACATTTCAATCCGGGTATCAACCAACATTACCGGTGCCTCCGCCTTCAACGATACAGGGAATTCTGTCGGCGGCAAAGGGCAAACCGGTTTACCTCACCGAACTGCCTTATGTCGGCTACATTTTCAGGAGTAGCGGAAAGGGCCTTGACCTTGAGAAAATCTATGCCCTTGGAAAGGTTGAGACGGACATAATGAAGCGTGAATTCCTATATAACGCAGAGCTCTACATTTATCTGCCGGATGAGTGGAAGGGAGCGTTTAAAAGGCCCAGATATCAGCTCCTCCTCGGACGATCAAGCGACCTCGCAACAGTCGAAGAAATTGTGAATATCGATCTGGAAGAAAGGGAAGC encodes:
- the cas5b gene encoding type I-B CRISPR-associated protein Cas5b; protein product: MIRVKLRAWTASFRFPTFQSGYQPTLPVPPPSTIQGILSAAKGKPVYLTELPYVGYIFRSSGKGLDLEKIYALGKVETDIMKREFLYNAELYIYLPDEWKGAFKRPRYQLLLGRSSDLATVEEIVNIDLEEREAPLGGTVVPISLGIPGMIHALVVEYDYSKTPRKARLVRPFIVLPYPRTYAERKRQTSRTLYDPELDIGVYIHRWGQ